A genomic segment from Saprospiraceae bacterium encodes:
- a CDS encoding NifU family protein, with protein MSTIEKEQLITKIDKALNDVRPHLAVDGGDVEVVDVTEDHIVKIKWLGTCEGCSMSAMTMRAGIEQAIKSKMPEISSVEAVNGLSV; from the coding sequence ATGTCAACTATTGAGAAAGAACAATTAATAACCAAAATTGACAAAGCACTGAACGACGTTCGCCCTCACTTGGCGGTGGATGGCGGAGATGTGGAAGTGGTTGATGTAACCGAAGACCATATCGTCAAAATCAAATGGTTGGGCACATGTGAAGGCTGCAGTATGTCAGCAATGACTATGCGCGCCGGAATTGAACAGGCTATTAAAAGTAAAATGCCTGAGATTTCAAGTGTAGAAGCCGTCAATGGGCTTTCTGTATAA
- the pyrF gene encoding orotidine-5'-phosphate decarboxylase, which yields MTRDKLVELIHTKQSFLCIGLDTDIDRIPAHLLSCEDPVFEFNKQIIDATHDLCVAFKPNLAFYESQGTKGWESLAKTMDYMPKDVFTIADAKRGDIGNTSKMYAKTFFETLQFDAVTVAPYMGIDSVLPFLEFPGKWVILLALTSNEGSQDFQFSPQEGGEPLFEKVMRKAQTWGTSSNLMFVVGATHPEKFQEIREIAPEHFFLVPGVGAQGGDLEGVARYGQNEEVGLLVNSSRGIIYASKGVDFAQAARAEALKLQQQMARLII from the coding sequence ATGACCAGAGATAAACTCGTTGAACTGATTCACACCAAGCAATCCTTTCTTTGTATTGGCTTGGATACTGATATTGACCGTATTCCTGCTCACCTCTTAAGTTGCGAAGACCCTGTTTTTGAGTTTAATAAGCAGATCATAGATGCGACACATGATCTTTGTGTGGCTTTTAAACCCAATCTTGCCTTTTATGAATCACAGGGCACCAAGGGATGGGAGTCTTTGGCCAAAACCATGGATTACATGCCCAAGGATGTCTTCACCATTGCCGACGCCAAGCGGGGTGACATAGGGAATACCTCCAAAATGTATGCTAAAACTTTTTTTGAAACCCTGCAATTTGATGCCGTAACGGTTGCACCTTATATGGGTATTGATTCCGTGTTGCCATTTTTGGAATTCCCCGGAAAATGGGTGATTTTATTGGCCTTAACCTCAAACGAGGGCAGTCAGGATTTTCAATTTAGCCCCCAAGAAGGCGGTGAACCGCTTTTTGAGAAGGTCATGCGCAAAGCCCAGACTTGGGGCACAAGCAGTAACCTGATGTTTGTTGTCGGCGCTACACATCCTGAAAAATTCCAGGAAATACGGGAAATTGCTCCTGAGCATTTCTTTTTGGTTCCGGGCGTAGGTGCCCAGGGAGGAGATCTCGAAGGTGTTGCACGTTATGGCCAAAACGAGGAGGTTGGGCTCTTGGTCAATTCTTCCCGAGGTATTATTTATGCCAGTAAGGGCGTAGATTTTGCCCAGGCAGCCAGAGCAGAAGCCTTGAAATTGCAGCAGCAGATGGCGAGGCTGATCATTTAA
- a CDS encoding FkbM family methyltransferase, whose translation MNSKELLKKQLVGIRMFMLAHCGALIRFYYTFLWRPKPESLEQILDVFSKNQDEVFFIQVGSNDGFQHDPLCKFIKRDNWKGLLMEPQKSAFDSLAYIYQKDRVIPINKAVDKIDQQRKLFKLAFSEARWATGLSSFNEEQLLAMIESGHIARKCEKFGVPLPKHKEQYIKYDLIDCITFERLIQKHQIQQIDLIHIDTEGYDFEILKLFPFSSFLPKVVIFEHSHLNQVHLQEAQQYLESKGYYLQQFGADTLGRLRLVQPALAS comes from the coding sequence ATGAACAGTAAAGAACTACTAAAAAAGCAACTAGTGGGCATACGAATGTTTATGCTTGCTCATTGCGGTGCCCTCATCCGATTTTACTACACCTTTCTGTGGCGTCCCAAGCCAGAAAGTCTGGAACAAATATTAGATGTCTTTTCCAAAAACCAGGACGAGGTGTTTTTTATCCAAGTTGGCAGTAATGACGGCTTCCAACACGATCCTTTGTGCAAGTTCATTAAAAGAGACAATTGGAAAGGGCTCCTCATGGAACCCCAAAAAAGTGCCTTTGACAGCTTGGCTTACATTTATCAAAAGGATAGGGTCATCCCCATTAATAAAGCAGTTGATAAAATCGATCAGCAACGAAAGTTATTTAAACTTGCTTTTTCAGAAGCACGTTGGGCAACAGGTTTGAGTTCTTTCAATGAAGAGCAACTCTTGGCGATGATCGAATCTGGTCATATTGCACGGAAATGCGAAAAATTTGGCGTACCGCTTCCCAAACACAAAGAGCAATACATTAAATACGATTTAATCGATTGCATTACTTTCGAGCGTTTGATCCAAAAACATCAAATCCAGCAAATTGACCTCATCCATATTGATACGGAAGGGTATGATTTTGAAATTTTAAAACTTTTCCCTTTTTCCAGTTTCCTACCCAAAGTCGTCATTTTTGAGCACAGCCACCTGAATCAAGTGCATTTGCAGGAAGCACAGCAATACTTAGAAAGTAAAGGCTATTATTTACAACAGTTTGGTGCGGATACCCTTGGAAGGTTGCGACTAGTGCAGCCGGCACTAGCAAGTTAA